In Vanrija pseudolonga chromosome 4, complete sequence, a single window of DNA contains:
- the FUC95A_1 gene encoding Alpha-L-fucosidase 2: MTRQHLAHSGPASQWLEALPLGNGSLGAMVFGGPLRERIALNEATLWSGSPRNEREAAIPAEVAQPAISDARKATLERRFADATAAVQKLQSRYSQCFLPLGDLELELKTGDGDKVADYARALDLDRGLHTASYTLNGAKVRWTTLVSHPDNVLQVVIESDVAVDISASFKSQLRSVDLVEASTPRRLVRAVRAPSDCPPPHEPEEGVTWSNAPGDAMRAAVVVGWTHDGQDGEGMSATDVRSLTLVLAAATTFNGARELPWSDPASAIAAAAARVDAGLAAGAAAVTSRHETDYSALFSRVTLSLPGRALDSTLFDYGRYLLIAGSRGPIPMTLQGLWNHHLRAPWSSNYTTNINLQMNYWGAHAASLPETADTLFDFIDDLAAAGSETARRLYGANGWVAHHNADIWAYTSPVGLGRASPQWAFWPFAGAWLCFALVEHVRHGASPEFVKTRALPAIRGAMSFLLDWVVVVDGVATTAPSTSPENTFIPDGSEQSFAVGRSSTCDLALTAELGQALLDLTAAVGLPDDEVTMSTRKLLPTIPKAVAGRDGLVPEWADDDPQAEPLHRHISHLVGLYPGTTLREPEQLKAAAASLDDRGDDSTGWSLVWKLAARARLRDNAAVDRLLELIFRDADMEEGDEDFEQRGGLYPNLFSAHPPFQIDGNLGYVAGVAEVLVQSHEDGIIVLAAALPAAWPSGSVKGLVARPGVTVDLAWEAGKLVEASLSAQSDAARRQLQVQYGSARASVDLGAGPVTLRVADFA, from the coding sequence CGGCAACATCTCGCTCACTCAGGGCCGGCGTCGCAATGGCTCGAGGCCTTGCCCCTCGGCAACGGCTCCCTTGGGGCCATGGTTTTCGGCGGGCCTCTGCGAGAACGGATCGCGCTCAACGAAGCCACGCTGTGGTCCGGCAGCCCGCGCAACGAGCGTGAGGCGGCCATCCCAGCCGAGGTGGCCCAGCCTGCCATTTCCGACGCGCGAAAGGCCACTCTGGAGCGCAGGTTTGCCGACGCGACGGCTGCTGTCCAGAAGCTCCAGAGCCGATACTCGCAGTGCTTCCTCCCCCTGGGCGACTTGGAGCTTGAGTTGAAGACTGGGGATGGTGACAAAGTGGCCGACTatgcccgcgcgctcgacctcgaccgcggGCTTCACACGGCCAGCTACACGCTCAACGGAGCAAAGGTTCGATGGACGACGCTGGTCAGCCACCCGGACAACGTACTGCAGGTGGTGATCGAGTCGGACGTCGCCGTGGACATTAGCGCGAGCTTCAAGAGCCAGCTGAGGTCGGTTGATCTGGTCGAGGCTTCCACCCCCCGCCGTCTGGTCCGCGCGGTCCGCGCACCGAGCGACTGCCCCCCGCCtcacgagcccgaggagggcgTCACCTGGTCCAACGCTCCGGGCGACGCCATGCGcgcggctgtcgtcgtcggttgGACGCACGATGGgcaggacggcgagggtATGTCTGCAACCGACGTGCGGAGTCTCACTCTcgttctcgccgccgccacgaccttcaacggcgcgcgcgagctcccCTGGTCCGACCCCGCTTCTGCCatcgcggcggcagctgcgcgTGTCGACGCTGGGCtagctgccggcgccgctgctgtcaCATCCCGCCATGAGACAGACTACAGCGCGCTATTCTCTCGCGTGACCCTCTCTCTGCCtgggcgcgcgctcgactcgacccTATTCGACTACGGCCGATACCTCCTCATTgccggctcgcgcggccCCATTCCCATGACGCTCCAGGGGCTCTGGAACCACCACCTCCGTGCGCCGTGGTCGTCAAATTACACCACCAACATCAACCTGCAGATGAACTACTGGGGCGCACATGCTGCCAGTCTCCCCGAGACGGCCGACACGCTGTTCGACTtcatcgacgacctggccgcGGCTGGATCCGAGACGGCACGCAGGCTGTATGGCGCCAACGGATGGGTCGCGCACCATAACGCTGACATATGGGCGTACACTTCTCCTGTGGGCCTGGGTCGTGCTTCCCCGCAGTGGGCATTCTGGCCGTTCGCCGGCGCGTGGTTGTGCTTCGCGCTTGTCGAGCATGTGCGCCACGGTGCCAGCCCCGAGTTTGTTAAGACTCGTGCTCTGCCTGCAATCCGGGGCGCGATGTCCTTCCTGCTCGACTGGgtggttgtcgtcgacggtgTGGCGACCACAGCGCCATCCACGTCGCCAGAAAACACATTCATCCCCGACGGCTCCGAACAGTCATTTGCAGTCGGCCGGTCGTCGACCTGTGACCTGGCGCtgacggccgagctcggccaagCGCTGTTGGACCTCACGGCAGCGGTTGGGCTGCCTGACGATGAAGTGACAATGTCGACACGCAAGCTGTTGCCTACCATCCCCAAGGCTGTGGcgggccgcgacggcctcgtgccCGAGTGGGCCGATGACGACCCACAGGCCGAGCCGCTGCACCGGCACATctcccacctcgtcggcctgtACCCCGGCacgacgctgcgcgagccCGAACAACtcaaggctgctgctgcgagccTCGATGACCGAGGGGACGACTCGACGGGCTGGTCATTGGTTTGgaagctcgccgcccgcgcgagGCTACGCGACAATGCCGCTGTCGACCGactcctcgagctcatcttccgcgacgccgacatggaGGAGGGTGACGAAGACTttgagcagcgcggcggcctgtaCCCCAACCTGTTCTCGGCTCACCCTCCATTCCAAATCGATGGCAACCTGGGATATGTGGCCGGagtcgccgaggtgctcgttCAGAGCCATGAGGACGGCATCATTGTCCTTGCAGCAGCACTACCAGCAGCCTGGCCCAGTGGAAGCGTCAAGGGACTGGTGGCTCGCCCGGGGGTCACCGTTGACTTGGCATGGGAGGCAGGGAAGCTGGTCGAGGCTAGCCTTTCAGCTCAGTCCGATGCTGCCCGTCGCCAACTGCAGGTGCAGTATGGCAGCGCTAGAGCGAGTGTGGACCTCGGCGCAGGTCCTGTCACCCTTCGCGTCGCCGACTTTGCATGA
- the SPBC15C4.04c_1 gene encoding putative amino-acid permeasec, which translates to MSFAAINRRLSVAKPSDTVVPAPTSEASSDYEDRIELEKQGYKQEFIREFGNIATFSFAFSIMGVSSSIAVTFSTPMLTGGPASVIWCWLIGAFFSCFIGTAVAELVSAYPTSGALYTASARLVPPKHRIWVGYIIGWMNVLGNIAGAASTEFGLAQMIWAAYGASRGEAGYDPSAGQVVGLFVGLLFIHGLFNSLRTKQLAFVTQYFAFINIGVLLCTVIAVLAKTPRHEIHTAKYSFTYLENQSGWANTGLSFLLGLLSVQWTMTGYDATAHITEEVKRAAIAAPVAIFLAVISTGLLGWILNIVMVLVSGPLADLPGSTGNAYLAILILRLGRPGALVVWSFTILISFFTLQTGLQANARALFAFSRDHGLPDGKLLGKINPYTKTPINAVWCVVILSVALGCLDFASPIAAEAVFSLATVALDLSYGLPIFFRMIFAGHEGVDFKPGPFYMGDGWLSKVINWVAVIYIVFECVILSIPAVYPVTKETMNYAGPITIGVMLLGAVWYLVFARRHYFGPAEMVEFPLDTRPAEESDENNLEKA; encoded by the exons ATGTCCTTCGCCGCCATCAACAGACGGCTCTCGGTCGCCAAGCCCAGCGACACTGTCGTGCCGGCCCCGACTTCCGAGGCGTCCTCCGACTATGAGGACCGCATCGAGCTTGAGAAGCAGGGATACAAG CAAGAGTTTATCCGCGAGTTTGGCAACATTGCGACGTTCTCGTTCGCTTTCTCCATCATGGGCGTCTCATCGTCCATCGCGGTGACGTTCTCGACGCCCATGCTCACAGGTGGCCCGGCCAGCGTCATCTGGTGTTGGCTCATCGGTGCCTTCTTCTCGTGCTTCATCGGAACGGCAGTTGCCGAGCTTGTTTCGGCCTACCCCACCTCCGGCGCACT CTacacggcctcggcacgTCTCGTCCCACCCAAGCACCGAATCTGGGTCGGCTACATCATTGGCTGGATGAACGTCCTGGGCAACAttgccggcgcggcctcgacagAGTTTGGCCTTGCGCAGATGATCTGGGCGGCGTACGGCGCGTCCCGGGGAGAGGCAGGTTACGACCCGAGTGCCGGCCAGGTTGTCGGCCTGTTTGTCGGCTTGCTCTTCATCCACGGACTCTTCAACTCGTTGAGAACGAAGCAACTGGCGTTCGTCACTCAGTACTTTGCCTTTA TTAACATCGGTGTGCTGCTATGCACCGTCATTGCGGTCCTCGCCAAGACGCCTCGCCACGAGATCCACACAGCAAAGTACAGTTTCACCTACCTCGAGAACCAGAGCGGCTGGGCCAACACGGGGCtgtccttcctcctcggcctgttGTCGGTGCAGTGGACCATGACTGG ATACGATGCCACGGCGCATATCACCGAGGAAGTCAAGCGTGCTGCCATTGCTGCGCCGGTCGCAATCTTCCTTGCTGTCATCAGCACTGGTCTCCTGGGCTGGATTCTCAA CATCGTCATGGTCTTGGTTTCTGGTCCGCTGGCCGACCTCCCAGGCTCGACGGGCAATGCCTACCTCGCCATCCTTATCCTCCGTCTCGGACGTCCCGGCGCACTCGTTGTGTGGTCGTTCACCATTCTCATCTCGTTCTTCACTCTCCAGACTGGTCTTCAGG CCAACGCCCGCGCACTCTTTGCCTTCAGCCGTGACCACGGCCTTCccgacggcaagctcctGGGCAAGATCAACCCGTACACCAAGACACCTATCAACGCTGTGTGGTGTGTTGTTATTCTGTCCGTGGCTCTCGGCTGCCTCGACTTTGCGAGCCCCATCGCAGCCGAAGCAGTCTTCTCCCTGGCCACAGTCGCCCTTGACCTGTCGTACGGCTTGCCCATCTTCTTCCGCATGATCTTTGCCGGCCATGAGGGCGTCGACTTCAAGCCCGGGCCATTCTACATGGGCGATGGCTGGCTCAGCAAGGTAATCAACTGGGTCGCTGTCATCTACATCGTGTTCGAGTGCGTCATCCTCTCAATCCCGGCCGTGTACCCCGTCACCAAGGAGACTATGAACTACGCCGGTCCCATCACGATCGGTGTCATgcttctcggcgccgtctGGTATCTTGTCTTTGCGCGTCGCCACTACTTTGGCCCAGCCGAGATGGTCGAGTTCCCTCTCGACACGCGACCAGCCGAAGAGTCGGACGAGAACAACCTCGAAAAGGCCTAG